From a single Nocardioides panacis genomic region:
- a CDS encoding SHOCT domain-containing protein — protein sequence MLLVVWIWMIIAIFGDIFRDHELGGGAKALWTLFIIIIPWLGALVYLIVRGRSMNERALKAAQAHDEQMKAYVRDAAGTSTSTADELRKLNELRSEGVLSEEDYEKAKAKTLG from the coding sequence ATGCTTCTGGTGGTGTGGATCTGGATGATCATCGCCATCTTCGGGGACATCTTCCGCGACCACGAGCTCGGTGGTGGCGCGAAGGCGCTGTGGACCCTGTTCATCATCATCATCCCGTGGCTCGGTGCCCTGGTGTACCTGATCGTGCGCGGCCGGTCGATGAACGAGCGCGCGCTCAAGGCCGCCCAGGCCCACGACGAGCAGATGAAGGCCTACGTCCGGGACGCCGCCGGTACGTCGACGAGCACGGCCGACGAGCTCCGGAAGCTCAACGAGCTGCGCAGCGAAGGTGTGCTCTCGGAGGAGGACTACGAGAAGGCCAAGGCCAAGACGCTCGGCTGA